A single region of the Malaclemys terrapin pileata isolate rMalTer1 chromosome 2, rMalTer1.hap1, whole genome shotgun sequence genome encodes:
- the LOC128831252 gene encoding uncharacterized protein LOC128831252: protein MADRPERRTALVARELARYNIDVAALSETRLANEGQLSESGGGYTFFWSGCSSDERCESGVGFAITNHLASSPKGMNDRLMTMQLPLQKGKQAILIRAYAPTMTNPEDVKDKFYKELDTLLSSVHRTDKLILLGDFNARVRCDAAAWEGVIGKNGVGKCNSNGLLLLKTCAAHDLLISNTVFRHPTRNRTSWMNPRSKHWHLIDYVIIRRRDRQDIRVTKAMCGADCWTDHRLIVSKMKLRIMPKRRPQGCKALKRINVSKLKISRITENLAEDLENELADLRIEDDAEKDWERFRNTVRTAALKVLGPSTCRRQDWFDENDAEIQVLLAEKHCLHHAYQNDPSSTAKKTAFINAHRTVQNRLRKMQDLWLSAKADEIQAYADRNDYKPSIHSMGTIPQEYRDASILHLYKRKGNRQVCDNHRGISLLSTAGKVLARVLLKRLITHLEKGLLPELQCGFRKGHGTIDMIFAVCQLQEKCQEQNHELYTTFVDLTKAFDSVSCQGLWRIMSKFGCPDRFIRMVRQFHYGMMAHILNDCETSEAFPVTNGIKQECALAPTLFSMIFSATLTDAFQHCTEGVGLKYRTDGKLFNLRRLHAITNVKETVLRDFLFADYCALNASTEPEIKLEALGQEGLHMLTVVALDVAAISAA, encoded by the exons ATGGCAGACAGAccagagagaagaacagcacttgtcgctagagagctcgcacGCTACAACATTGACGTTGCAGCCCTTAGTgaaactcgccttgctaatgaaggacagctgtcCGAGTCAGGCGGTGgctatacattcttctggagtGGCTGCAGCAGTGATGAGCGTTGCGAATCTGGAGTTGGCTTCGCCATCACGAATCATCTTGCCAGTTCCCCCAAGGGTATGAATGACCGGctcatgacaatgcagcttccgcttcaaaaaggaaaacaagctattTTGATCAGGGCATATGCTCCTACAatgaccaacccagaggatgtgaaggataaattctaCAAAGAACTAGATACTCTGCTATCGTCAGTGCACCGCACAGACAAGCTGATTCTGCTTGGTGATTTTAATGCAAGAGTCAGATGCGATgccgcagcctgggaaggagtcatcgggaaaaatggagtgggaaagtgtaacagcaatggcctgttactgctgaaaacCTGTGCAGCACATGACCTTCTGATTAGCAATACGGTCTTCCGCCATCCTACCCGTAACAGGACTTCGTGGATGAATCCCCGttccaagcactggcatttgatcgattatgtcatcatcaggagaagggaTAGACAAGATAtcagggttacaaaagctatgtgtggcgctgactgttggacggatcataggctcatagtatccaaaatgaagctccgTATCATGCCAAAGAGACGACCACAAGGCTGTAAGGCTCTCAAAAGGATCAATGTGTCGAAGCTGAAGATCAgccgcatcactgaaaatctagcggaagacctagagaatgagCTTGCTGATCTTCGTATTGAGGATGACGCTGAGAAAGACTGGGAGCGATTCCGCAACACTGTCCGTACAGCTGCATTGAAGGTATTGGGGCCCTCCACATGCAGGCGGCAAGACTGGTTTGacgaaaatgatgcagaaatccaggTCTTACTTGCTGAGAAGCACTGCCTGCATCATGCATATCAAAACGATCCATCCTCAACGGCAAAGAAGACCGCCTTTATCAACGCTCACAGAACAGTACAGAACCGACTGCGCAAAATGCAGGACTTGTGGCTGAGcgccaaagcagatgaaatacaggcataCGCGGACAGGAACGACTATAAGCCCTCAATACACTCTATG ggaaccattccacaagaatATAGAGATGCATCCATCTTGCATctctataagaggaagggcaatcGCCAGGTATGTGACAATCACCGTGGAATCTCACTGCTTTCTACAGCGGGGAAAGTTCTTGCACGGGTTCTGTTGAAACGATTGatcactcacctggagaagggcttactgccagaatTACAGTGTGGCTTCCGCAAGGGACAtgggactattgacatgatcttcgctgtgtgtcagctacaggagaaatgtcaagagcagaatcATGAACTTtacacaacttttgtggacctcacgaaagcatttgactctgtcagttgtcagggcctgtggaggatcatgtcgaaatttggatgtccagacagatttatacgaATGGTACGTCAGTTTCATTACGGTATGATGGCTCATATTCTGAATGACTgtgaaacatctgaggccttcccagtcacTAACGGCATCAAGCAAGAGTGTGCtttagcacccactttgttcagcatgatattctctgccactttgactgatgcctttcaacactgcacaGAAGGAGTAGGCTTGAAGTATAGAACTGACGGGAAACTATTCAATCTGAGGCGACTGCATGCCATCACCAAcgtgaaggaaactgtacttcgaGACTTTCTTTTTGCCGATTATTGTGCTCTCaatgctagtacagagccagaaat CAAGCTGGAAGCCTTGGGCCAAGAAGGTCTCCATATGCTCACAGTTGTTGCTTTGGATGTTGCTGCTATATCTGCTGCATGA